The window ATGGCCAGGACATTGGCGCGGTCCGACAGGATGGTCAGGTGCCCCTGGATGGTGTCGGCCAGGCCGCGCGCCTCGCCGAAGATGTCGTCGCGGCCCAGGCCGGTCAGACGCGACAGGGTCAGGGCCAGGATGGCGCGGGCCTGTTCGTCGGTCAGGCGGATCTTGTCGCCCTCGACCAGGACCGTGCGCGGGTCGGCGATCAGCTCGACCAGGGCCATCATGTCCCCGACCGGCCAGGCCTTGGCCTGCAGGCGTTCGCGCGCTTCCGCCGGATCGGCCGAGCTGCGGATGATGTGGATCACTTCGTCGATATTGGCGACGGCGACGGCCAGACCGACCAGGACGTGGCCGCGGTCGCGGGCCTTGGCCAGCTCGAACTTGACGCGGCGGACGACCACTTCCTCGCGGAATTCGAGGAAGAGCTCCAACAGCTTGCGCAGGCCCATCTGCTCGGGACGGCCATGGTTCAGCGCCAGCATGTTGACGCCGAACGAGCTTTGCAGCGCCGTATAGCGGAACAGCTGGTTCAGGATGACATCGCCCGAAGCGTCGCGCTTCAGCTCGATGACGATCCGCATCCCCTGGCGGTCGGACTCGTCGCGGACGTCGGAAATGCCTTCCAGACGCTTCTCGCGCACCATTTCGGCGATGCGTTCGATCAGGGTCTGCTTGTTCACCTGGAACGGCAGTTCGGTGATGACGATGGCGTCGCGATCCTTGCGGATTTCTTCGACCGAGGCCTTGCCGCGCACGATGACCGAGCCGCGTCCGTCGCGCAGGGCGTTGCGCGGCGCCGTGCGGCCCATGATCTCGCCGCCCGTGGGGAAGTCGGGGCCGGGCACGATGTCCAGCAGAGCCTCGTCGCCCATGTCGGGATTGTCCAGCAGCGCCACCGCCGCATCGACGACTTCGCCCAGGTTGTGCGGCGGGATGTTGGTCGCCATGCCGACGGCGATGCCGCCCGCGCCGTTGACCAGCAGGTTCGGAATCCGCGCCGGCAGGACGACGGGCTCCAGCTCCTTCTCGTCATAGTTGGGCTGGAAATCGACCGTGTCTTTTTCGATGTCGGTCAGCAGGGCCACCGCCGCCGGGGCCATCCTGGCCTCGGTGTAACGCATGGAGGCCGGCATATCGCCGTCGACCGAGCCGAAATTGCCCTGACCGTCGACCAGCATCAGCCCCATCGAGAAGGGCTGCGCCATCCGCACCAAGGCCATGTAGACCGACGCGTCGCCGTGCGGGTGGAAGCGACCCAGCACGTCGCCGACGACGCGCGCGCACTTCGAATACGACCGCTCGGGCGTCATGTTCAGGTCGTGCATCGAGTAGAGGATGCGACGGTGAACAGGCTTCAGACCGTCGCGCGCGTCCGGCAGGGCGCGGCTGACGATGACGCTCATGGCGTAGTCGAGGTAAGAGCGTTTCAGCTCGTCCTCGATCGTGATGATGGAGATGTCGCCGGGCGCCGAAGGTGCGGCGTTGTCGTAGCTGTCGTCGGTCAAGGAAATCAGGCTTTAAATGGCCGGAATCGGAACGTGATCCGCTGTTCCGGTTTCTAGCATCCGGGGGGCGTTGTGGCAAAGAAACGCCGCGGATATCCCCATGCCTAAAAGGACAGGAAAACCATGCGTCTGACTGCTGCCACCCTCACCGCCGTCGCGGCGACTTCGCTGCTCGCCGCCGGCGCTTCCGCTCAAAGCCATGACCATGCCGCCATGGGTCACGGCGCGCACGGCCAGGCCGCCGCCATGGACCATTCCGCCATGATTCCGCGCGCCACGCCGGGCCAGACGGGACAGGCGTCGATCATCAACGGCCAGGGCGCTGAAATCGGCAAGGCGACGCTGACGCAGGGGGCCACCGGCCTGCTGATCAAGGTCGAGGCGACGGGCCTGACGCCCGGCTGGCACGGCATCCACATCCACGCCACGGGCCAGTGCGCCGCCCCCTTCACCTCGGCGGGCGCCCACATCAACCACACGGACCCGAAGACGCCCCACGGCCTGCTGAACGCCCAAGGCCCGGACGACGGCGACCTGCCCAACCTCTACGCCGCCGCCGACGGCAGCGCCCATGGCGAGTTCTTCACCACCAAGGCCCGCATCAGCCAGGACGGCCCCGGCCAGTGGCTGTGGGACGCCGACGGCTCGGCCCTGGTGATCCACGCCAACCCCGACGACCACAACAGCCAGCCCATCGGCGGCGCGGGCGACCGCGTGGCCTGCGCCGTCCTCAGCGCACAGTAACCAGCGTCAAACCTTGGCGGGGGCGCCGGCGCGCAGGCCGCGCTCCCCCAGGGCGACCGTCACCACCCCGATCAGGGCGATCGCCACCCCGGTCAGGATCTGCGGCGTCAGCACGTCGCCCATCCACAGCCAGCCAATCAGGATGGAGACCAGGGGCGAGCCCAGCAGATAGGGCGTCACCCGCCCGGCCTCGCGCCTCTGCACCAGCCAGAAGACCAGGCTGGTCGCGAACACCGACGAAATCACCCCGGCCCAGACCACTGTGCCCCAGACGATGGGCGGCGCGATCTGCGCCGCCTCCCACTGCCCCGTCTCGAACAGCAACGATCCGACGGTCAGCGCGGGAAAGGCCATCAGGGCGAGCAGGCCCTGCATCTTCAGCGGCGGGATGGAGGTGGTGCGGCGCGCGATCACCGTCGTCAGCGCCCAGGCCGAGGCGCCCAAGGCCCCGACCGCGATCGCCTTCCAGTCCTGCAGAGCGTGCGGGTCCAGCGTCATCCAGGCCACCCCGACGAAGGCGATGACCAGACCGATGGTCGCCGTCCGCGAAATCCGCTCGCCCAGCAGCAGGAAGGCGAACAGCGAAGTCAGAGGTATCCAAAGTTGGGTCGCCACCGTCACCGGACTGACGTCGTGGGCCAGCCAGAAGGCCAGATAGATCAGGCCATAGTGGATCGGGCCGCCCACGACGGCGATGATCAGAAGACTCTTCCAGTTCGGAAAGGG of the Brevundimonas pondensis genome contains:
- the gyrA gene encoding DNA gyrase subunit A — encoded protein: MTDDSYDNAAPSAPGDISIITIEDELKRSYLDYAMSVIVSRALPDARDGLKPVHRRILYSMHDLNMTPERSYSKCARVVGDVLGRFHPHGDASVYMALVRMAQPFSMGLMLVDGQGNFGSVDGDMPASMRYTEARMAPAAVALLTDIEKDTVDFQPNYDEKELEPVVLPARIPNLLVNGAGGIAVGMATNIPPHNLGEVVDAAVALLDNPDMGDEALLDIVPGPDFPTGGEIMGRTAPRNALRDGRGSVIVRGKASVEEIRKDRDAIVITELPFQVNKQTLIERIAEMVREKRLEGISDVRDESDRQGMRIVIELKRDASGDVILNQLFRYTALQSSFGVNMLALNHGRPEQMGLRKLLELFLEFREEVVVRRVKFELAKARDRGHVLVGLAVAVANIDEVIHIIRSSADPAEARERLQAKAWPVGDMMALVELIADPRTVLVEGDKIRLTDEQARAILALTLSRLTGLGRDDIFGEARGLADTIQGHLTILSDRANVLAIIREDLLLVKDQFAVPRRTLIGEGDAEMEDEDLIPREDMVVTVTHGGYVKRVALNAYRTQHRGGKGKSGMTMKDEDAITGIFSASTHTPVLFFATNGKAYKLKTWRLPLGNPQSRGKAFVNLLPIEPGDSIMNVLPLPENESEWDNYDIMFATKSGDVRRNKLSDFATVNRAGKIAMKLEDGDRMVGVAICNADDDILLTTKLGRAIRFKADDVRVFKGRDSTGVRGIRLQGDDEVISMAVLGRVDASPEERAAYVKHANAMRKALAGADADEEVAVVEADDEDVADAALSVERIAELGAAEQFILTVTETGFGKRSSAYEYRRTGRGGQGLTAHGLGGRAGTRLAAAFPVEESDDLMLVTDGGQMIRTPVSQVRIVGRSSQGVTIFRTGKDEKVVSVERLPDSGGDDDGADETVADEGGEG
- a CDS encoding superoxide dismutase family protein gives rise to the protein MGHGAHGQAAAMDHSAMIPRATPGQTGQASIINGQGAEIGKATLTQGATGLLIKVEATGLTPGWHGIHIHATGQCAAPFTSAGAHINHTDPKTPHGLLNAQGPDDGDLPNLYAAADGSAHGEFFTTKARISQDGPGQWLWDADGSALVIHANPDDHNSQPIGGAGDRVACAVLSAQ
- a CDS encoding DMT family transporter, with translation MLIWGVNNAAAKIATEVMPPLMVGALRFAVAAACLVWFVRPPFPNWKSLLIIAVVGGPIHYGLIYLAFWLAHDVSPVTVATQLWIPLTSLFAFLLLGERISRTATIGLVIAFVGVAWMTLDPHALQDWKAIAVGALGASAWALTTVIARRTTSIPPLKMQGLLALMAFPALTVGSLLFETGQWEAAQIAPPIVWGTVVWAGVISSVFATSLVFWLVQRREAGRVTPYLLGSPLVSILIGWLWMGDVLTPQILTGVAIALIGVVTVALGERGLRAGAPAKV